DNA sequence from the Methanoculleus sp. SDB genome:
GTCGGCAGCATGCACGTCATACCGGGTCTCGACGAAGCGCTCGAAGGAAAGGAGATCGGAGTGGACGTTGAGGTCGAGGTCGCCCCCGAGAAGGGATACGGCCCTCACGAGACCGATCTGGTCCGTTCCACCACGACGAAGGAGTTTAAGGAAAAACCCCACGTCGGAATGCGGGTGTCGTCCGAAGGGCGTGAAGGAGTGGTCGTCAATGTCGTGGGCAAGCGTGTCCTCATCGACTTCAACCACCCGTTCGCCGGAAAGACGCTCAATTATACGTTCAGGATTGAAGGGACCATCGACGATGCGGGAGAGAAGGCACGGGGGCTGATATGGCTCTTCTCCGGCCGCGACATGGAAACGGATCTTGCCGACGGCGTCCTGACCATCATGCTCCCGCCCGGCATCACCTACGATCGCCGCTGGCTGATGGGCAGGGGGATGATCGTTCAGCAGATCTTCGAATACATCGACGGCATCAACGAGATCGTCCTGAAAGAAACGTTCACTCGTCCGCAGGCGGCCCCGGGAATCGTGGATGCGGAGTCCGGCGAGGAAACACCGTCCGAATAATTTTTTTTATTCTCTTTCAGGAAAGCGGATACCGCAGGAGCGCTGCAATACCGCCGAGCGCTTCAAGCTGCTCTCCCGGCTCAAAGGCGGTCGTGAAGACGACGACCGCTGCACGCCGTGCTTCGGCGGCTTCAAGGAGCTCCACCATTGCCGTGTCGTGAAGCGTCGTATCGGTAACGAGGACCGTCTCCGCCGCCCCGTATGAAATAGCCTGTGCGACCTCGTCCCTTCCGTACGCCACAGCGCCACCCCGGCCGATGCGGGCAAGAAATTCCTCCATCAGCCGAACCTCGCGGGCGAGCTGGATATCCTCGGTGATGCGCCCGATTACGCCCTGCCCGATCGCCTCCTGCACCGCCCCCCTGCCTGCGCTTCTCGTGTCCGCATGCACACAGCGCTCCGCAATCTCCGGCGCCTTTACGGTGAGATATGCGAGGAAATCGTCCTTGATAAAACCCGGCCCCGCAATCACAAGCGGACCGTCCACATCCCTGAGAGGAAGGAGGACGGACTCAAAAAATGCCTGCCGACCGTCACAACCCTCCCGTTTTCCGCTTCCCGCCTGAATGGTGAGCACCTGTTCGGGGCCGTACTGCCGGATCCGGAAGAGCTGTGCCTCACCGTCTTCAATCGACACCACATGAATGAGTCCGGCCGAGGAAGCCCGGACGGCCCGGTCGATACGTTCACGATCAAGCCGGGTCCATCGTTTTATGACGGCAAGTTCATGGAGAGGCTCGATGTTCAGGGTATGATACGAG
Encoded proteins:
- a CDS encoding mRNA surveillance protein Pelota, whose product is MKAEYETLKDSFGEIRLFPETLDDLWHLVHLIRPGDLVFATTFRSSESATDKLRPEKAEKKLVRLGVRIERTEFHGESHRLRLHGIIESGVDTGSYHTLNIEPLHELAVIKRWTRLDRERIDRAVRASSAGLIHVVSIEDGEAQLFRIRQYGPEQVLTIQAGSGKREGCDGRQAFFESVLLPLRDVDGPLVIAGPGFIKDDFLAYLTVKAPEIAERCVHADTRSAGRGAVQEAIGQGVIGRITEDIQLAREVRLMEEFLARIGRGGAVAYGRDEVAQAISYGAAETVLVTDTTLHDTAMVELLEAAEARRAAVVVFTTAFEPGEQLEALGGIAALLRYPLS
- a CDS encoding peptidylprolyl isomerase, with product MAIQKGDFVKLTYTGTVNGDVFDTTDAEKAQEEGIFDQEKNYGPIVVRVGSMHVIPGLDEALEGKEIGVDVEVEVAPEKGYGPHETDLVRSTTTKEFKEKPHVGMRVSSEGREGVVVNVVGKRVLIDFNHPFAGKTLNYTFRIEGTIDDAGEKARGLIWLFSGRDMETDLADGVLTIMLPPGITYDRRWLMGRGMIVQQIFEYIDGINEIVLKETFTRPQAAPGIVDAESGEETPSE